One genomic window of Amphiura filiformis chromosome 3, Afil_fr2py, whole genome shotgun sequence includes the following:
- the LOC140147228 gene encoding uncharacterized protein, with product MTLLPEDNTKPIESTAPQLTKPILTFLVCRFPSSSHYPWDLLIPKTNTTIKWRNGALIEHDGEYAPSGYVGCKHTEFLNLPKGVESKAQTSLGNAVPWRKAALIEHQGEYRRYGDYGCTNADYLCSCRPSCVCEDAINNTYSCIRTLSEGHNYIYCTFEDDENFQEFYNFTSDPHQLTNIINKMTPEFLADQNKQLVKLSLCKGASCRQVHPPEEEERDENNVMEDHSSNFAKSAKQNGILESNSVVSL from the exons ATGACCTTGCTACCTGAGGACAATACTAAACCAATCGAAAG CACAGCACCTCAACTGACAAAACCAATCCTTACATTTCTTGTTTGCAGGTTCCCATCATCCAGCCACTATCCCTGGGATCTGCTG ATTCCAAAGACTAATACCACCATAAAATGGAGGAACGGAGCTCTCATTGAACATGATGGAGAATATGCACCTAGTGGTTATGTTGGCTGTAAACATACAGAGTTTTTAAAT CTTCCAAAAGGTGTTGAGTCCAAAGCACAAACCTCTTTAGGCAATGCTGTGCCATGGCGGAAAGCTGCATTGATAGAACACCAGGGAGAGTACAGACGATATGGGGACTATGGCTGTACAAATGCAGACTACCTATGT TCTTGTAGGCCTTCGTGTGTATGTGAAGATGCCATCAACAACACATACTCATGTATACGTACACTATCAGAGGGACACAACTATATCTACTGTACCTTTGAAGATGATGAG AACTTTCAAgagttttacaattttacatccgATCCTCATCAGCTGACAAACATAATCAACAAAATGACTCCAGAGTTTTTAGCCGACCAGAATAAGCAACTAGTTAAACTGAGCCTATGTAAAGGAGCGTCATGTAGACAAGTTCATCCACCGGAAGAAGAAGAGAGAGATGAAAACAATGTCATGGAGGATCATTCCAGTAATTTTGCCAAGTCTGCAAAGCAAAATGGTATTTTGGAATCTAACAGTGTTGTTAGTCTTTAG